The genomic region GCGACCGTTTCCGTCACCCGGTCGAAGAGGTCGCTGGCGATCATGCTCAGGTTGTGGTGCCCGCGGTGAATGTTGGAGTAGTACTTCTCCACAAACTCGCGGTGCGTGTCGATGACCGCGCGCGGCGGGTGCGTGCTGGCTCCGTGATCGAAGTAGCGGATCGGCTGCGGGGCGTCGTGTCCGGGCAGAGGAAACTTCTGTCGACAGATGGGGAACTCGTCCCGAATCCAGCGAATGTCCAGCTTCAAGAGGATCCTCGCGGGCTAGAAGAGTGGCCAGAAGACGGGAATGAGAATCGTCGCCGCCACCCATAGCAGGAGGTTCAGCGGAAGCCCGAAGCGGATGTAGTCGGCGAAGGTGTACCCGCCCGGCCCCATGACGATGGTGTTTGTCTGGTATCCGATGGGTGTGGCGAAACTCGCGGAAGCCCCGAACGCGATGGCGAGAAGGAACGGCCGCGGGTCGGCGCCGAGCGCCTCGGCGACTCCGAAGGCGACCGGGGCCATGAGCACCGCGGTGGCGTTGTTGGACAGAAAAGAGGTGAGGAGGCTTGTCACGGCGTAGAAGCCCGAGAGAACGGCGACCGGTCCCAGGGGACCGAGCACTCCCATCGTCCAACCGACGAGTGATGCGGCAACGCCGGTTTTTTCCATGGCGACACCGAGCGGAATGGACCCGACGATCAACAGCAGCACCGGCGGATCGAGCGCGTCCATCGCCTCACGCGGGCGGAGGCAGCGCGTGGCCATGAGCACCCCGGCGCCGCCGACCGCCAGTACGGACAGCGGTGCCACATGCAACGCGGCGAGCGCCACCACGATCGCCAGCGTTCCGATGGCGATGGGTGCGCGCCTGGCGTTGACGACCATCCGGTCCACCCCCTCCACGACCATGACGGAACCGGTCTCGCGAAGCGCCCCGAGGCCGCGCCGGTCGGCCTGCAGGAGGAGGACATCGCCGCCCTGAAGTCGCATGCCGCGGATGTGGTAGCGGTGCTGGCGCCCGTGCCGCTGGATCGCCATGACCTTGACGCCGTAGAGACGGTTGAGCCCGAGTCGACTCACCTGCACCCCCACGAAGGGGGAATCCGGCAACACGACCGCCTCCGCAATGGAAAGGTCCATGGAGCGCACCTCCACGCGCTTCTCGTCTTCCACAACGCTGGCCACGCGCAGGCCGTGCCGGTCGATAAAGTGCGTGATGCCCGCGGGCGTCCCTTCGACAATGAGGGAGTCCTCCGGTTGCACTGACTCGTCCATGGCCTGCCCGGCGAAGAGAACCTGCTCACCGCGGACGATTTCCAGAAGGCGCACATCGGTGGAGTCGGGCGGGAAGATATCGCGGATGGGGGACGCGACGAGATCGGCGGCGGGCCCGACCAGAAGTTCGGTGACGAAGGTGGCGCCGCGGTCTTCCGGCAGAAGCGTCGCGAGCGGCGCGCGGTTCGGGAGGATCTTCCGGGCGAAGAGCGCAATGTACAGCAACCCGATGGCCAGGAAGCAGAGTCCCAGCGGCGCGAACTCGAAGATCCCGAAGCCGGGGCCGCCATGCGCCCGGTAGGCTTCGTGGACGAGGAGGTTCGTGCTGGTTCCGATGAGCGTGCAGGTGCCGCCGAGAATGGCGAAATAGCTGACGGGGAGCAGGAGCTTGGACGGCTTGATCTTGAAGTGTCGCGACAACTCCAGCGTGACCGGCACCATCATGATGACGACGGGCGTGTTGTTGAGAAACGCGCTGGCCAGCGAGATCAGCGACGCCAGAAACGCACCGAGGCGCATGACGCTTCGGCGTGCGCCCCGGCGGAGGAGTTCCACCAAAAACTCCAGCGCCCCGGTTCGGATGAGACCGGCCGAGAGAATGAACATGGCCGCGATCGTGACGGTGGCGGGGCTGGACAGGCCGGAGAGGGCTTCCGCGGGCGTCAGGAGACCCGTGCCGGCGAGTGCCGCGATGATGAGCGCCGCGGTCGCCTCATAGGGGAGCGCGCGGGTGAGAAAGAGCACCACGCCGCCGATCAGGATGGCGAGAAAGATCCACTGGTCCATCGGTCACCTCCCCCCGGGAACGGGTGGCGGGCGAAGCCCCACAAGCGGGTTGAGCATGGGGGTGCGCGGCGATTTTCGCAACTGGAGAGGAGTGCGGGCCGGGGACTCCTTGCATTCAGGGCGGGTTGAGGGCAGAATGCCCGCGACCGGGGTCCGGGTGGACGAACGGGGGAGGAGGGGCCGATGAGTGTCCATTCCATGCTGCTTCCGGGCGGGGTGCTTCGCGCGCCGGTCTGGGATTCGGCAACGGGCCGCAGCCACATGCGCGATGTCACGGACGAGCTTCCGTCGTTTCTCAGGATGGCGGTTCGCACGCACGATGCGGTCACGCTGCGAGACCTTCTCCTGCTGGCGGAGCGGCACCGCGACTTTCTTCGCCCACTGTTCACGGAACTTCTGGACGATTTCGTCGAAGAGGTGCAGCGCCCGGCGACGGACGAGGAGATCTGCGACCTCGACTATCTGGAGATCTGCTGGGAGTGGCTCTCCATCGAGGATCGGTTCGACCTGAACCCGGTACTCGTGGGACGGAACCACCGCGAGGAAGAGGCGTACTCCATTGAGGCCATCCCGACATTCTGCATCGGCCACCTGCCCATCCTCCTGAAACCGCGCTTTGTGATGGAGATCCCGGCGGAGGGCGCGACCGGAATCGGGGCGGGAGCCGGGACGGACGGCGGAGGCCGCGCGCAGGGCATGTTCCGCCGGGAACTCCGGCGAGGCTTCACGCTCCACGATGTCTTCGACGCGGTGCTCTCGGAGATCACCAGCCATGGCCCGCCCACGGAGCGCGACGAGTGGTGGCGGGAAATCGGAAGCCGCCAGAACCCCCCGGGCGACGCGGGGAGCGGGTCGGCCTGAGTCTGCGGGCGTGCGGGCACCCCGGAAGAACGACACCCGGATCGTGCGTGCGCTCCACCGCGAGCGGGAAGCCCGGCCGGGAATCAGGCTTCCGATTCGGCCGTTTCGGTTTCCTCGGGGGGCGCTTCCGGGTTGCCCGTGGTCAGGTAGCGATGCATGGCCGTCGCCGCCGTCCGCCCGGCCCCCATGGCCAGGATCACCGTGGCTCCGCCGGTCACGATGTCCCCGCCCGCGAACACATCCGGAAGCGATGACTGCATCGTCTCGGCGTGGACGATGATCGTGCCGCGCCTTTCGTCCCGCTCCAGTTCCGGGCAGTCGGAAACCAGCAGCGGGTTCGGACCCTGCCCGATGGCCATGACCACCGTGTCCACATCGAAGACCTTGGTCTGCCCCTCGATCGGGACGGGGCGGCGGCGGCCGGAGTCGTCGGGTTCGCCCAGTTCCATCTCCTGGCACTTGATTCCCCCGACCGCGCCGTGGCCGTCGTCGAGAATCTCGATCGGAGAGTGAAGCAGGTTGAGATCCACGCCCTCTTCCTCGGCGTGGTGGATCTCTTCGATCCGCGCGGGCATCTCCAGGCGGGATCTTCGGTAGATCAGGTGGACCTTCTCCGGGTTCAGCCGTCTTGAAGTGCGCGCGGAGTCCATCGCGGTGTTCCCGGCGCCGATCACGGCGACCCTTCGGACATTCTTGATGGGCGTGTCGTTCTCGGGGAAGTTGTACGCGCCCATCAGGTTGATGCGCGTCAGGTATTCGTTGGCCGAGTACACGCCGTTGAGGTTCTCGCCGGGAATGCCCAGGAACCAGGGGAGCCCCGCGCCGGTGCCGATGAAGGTGGCGTCGAACCGGTCGCGGATGGAGTGGAGCGACTCCGCCTTGCCGACCGGATAGTTCATGACAAACTCGACGCCCATCTCCTTCAGGCCTTCGATCTCGCGAACCAGAATGGCCTTTGGCATCCGGAACTCGGGGATGCCGTAGAAGAGCACTCCGCCCGGCTTGTGCAGCGCCTCAAACACGGTCACTTCGTGGCCCAGCTGGATCAGATCGCTTGCGGCGGTCAGGCCGCTCGGGCCCGACCCGATGATGGCGACCTTCTTCCCGGTGGCGGGAGCGACGCTTGGGGTGCCGCCGACGCCGTGCTCGAGCGACCAGTCGCCGATGAAGCGCTCCACGCGGCCGATCCCGCCGGGGTCGCGGCCCTGCTTCGGCTTGTTCAGCGTGCAGACCAGTTCGCACTGATCTTCCTGCGGGCAGACGCGGCCGCAGATGGCGGGGAGAAAGTTCTTCTCCTTGATCTTGCGGAGCGCGCCCTCGTAGTTTGAGTCCGCGACGAGAGACAGGAACGCGGGGATGTCGATGCCCACGGGGCACCCCGGAATGCACGGCTTGTCCTTGCACTGGATGCAGCGTCGCGCCTCTTCCGTGGCCTCTTCCGGCGAGTAACCCAGCGGGACTTCCCGCCAGTTGTTCACGCGTTCTTCCGGAGCCTGTTCCCGCATGGGAGTCTTGTTCTTCGACTTGTTGAACTTTCGCTTCGCGGGCTTTTTCTTGTCGGTCATTCTGTCCCCACCTGTTCGCCGGTTGCGCCGGACGGTCTGTCCGCGAGAGCCGCAAGACGACACCGATGCCCGCGTTCCCGGGCAAGGGCCTCTTCCTCGTGATAGTAGGCCAGCCTGCTCATCAGTTCGTCGAAGTCGACCTGGTGCCCGTCGAACTCCGGTCCCTCCACGCAGGCGAACTGGGTCTCCCCGCCCACGGTGACCCGGCAGGCTCCGCACATTCCGGTGCCATCGACCATGATCGGGTTCAGCGAGACCAGCGTCGGGATGTCATGCGGTTCGGTGGTCTTGCAGACGAACTTCATCATGATGACCGGGCCGATGCAGACGACTTCGTCGATCTTCTCTCCGGCGTCGATCATGTCCTGCAGCGCGTTCGTGACGAGACCGTGCTTTCCATAGGATCCGTCGTCGGTGGTAATGATGAGGTCGTCGCTGACGGCGCGGACCTCGTCTTCCAGAATGAGAAGGCCTTTCTCCCGTGCGCCGAGCACCGAGACCACGCGGTTTCCCGCGGCACGGAACGCTTCAGCCATCGGCCATACGACAGCGATGCCGATTCCGCCCCCGACGCACACCACGGTCTTGCCTCCGTCGGGGATTTCCGTCGGCTTGCCGAGAGGCCCGGCGAGGTCGAGGATCTCGTCGCCTTCGCGCAGGAGGTTCATGTCGTCGGTGGTCTTTCCGACCTGCTGCACGACCAGCGTGATGGTGCCGCGCTCCGGATTCCGATGGGCAATGGTGAGCGGGATGCGTTCGCCGCGGTCGGACACGCGGAGGATCACGAACTGTCCGGCCTGTCCTCGTTCGGCGATGTGTCTCGCCTCAATCTCGAAGAGCATCACATTCTCCGCCAGCTCTCTGGCGGTGACGATCCTGTTGGGCACGGCTCACGCTCCCTGGTTCGATGCGTCATGAGGTGACGGTGTCTGGCCCGCACCTCTCACCATGCGCCGATTGGACCATGCAGGTGGGGAATCCAGTCCACGGATGATATCCGTTTCGCGGCCAAAGGCAAGCCGGGCAGGAGAGAAACAGGGCGGAGGGGGCGTGGCGGCGCGAGCGAAGAGCCCGGGCGGCCGGGGGGGTGACCGGGCCTCCCGCGCGAATCCGGGGGGTCTATGCCGAAAGAAACCGCCGGAGTCGGTCCGCGAGGTCCGGCGCGTCGGCGGGTCGGGCAAGCCCCGTGGCGGAAATGCGCACATGGCCGGGCGTGCCGAAATCCGTCCCCGGGGTGAAGCCGACCCCGGCCTCCCGCGCGAGGCGCGTGCAGAAGGACAATGCGTCCGCCGCGCCGGTGAGACGCATGGCCTCCGTGGCGTCGGCGAAGAGACAGAATCC from Gemmatimonadota bacterium harbors:
- a CDS encoding SLC13 family permease produces the protein MDQWIFLAILIGGVVLFLTRALPYEATAALIIAALAGTGLLTPAEALSGLSSPATVTIAAMFILSAGLIRTGALEFLVELLRRGARRSVMRLGAFLASLISLASAFLNNTPVVIMMVPVTLELSRHFKIKPSKLLLPVSYFAILGGTCTLIGTSTNLLVHEAYRAHGGPGFGIFEFAPLGLCFLAIGLLYIALFARKILPNRAPLATLLPEDRGATFVTELLVGPAADLVASPIRDIFPPDSTDVRLLEIVRGEQVLFAGQAMDESVQPEDSLIVEGTPAGITHFIDRHGLRVASVVEDEKRVEVRSMDLSIAEAVVLPDSPFVGVQVSRLGLNRLYGVKVMAIQRHGRQHRYHIRGMRLQGGDVLLLQADRRGLGALRETGSVMVVEGVDRMVVNARRAPIAIGTLAIVVALAALHVAPLSVLAVGGAGVLMATRCLRPREAMDALDPPVLLLIVGSIPLGVAMEKTGVAASLVGWTMGVLGPLGPVAVLSGFYAVTSLLTSFLSNNATAVLMAPVAFGVAEALGADPRPFLLAIAFGASASFATPIGYQTNTIVMGPGGYTFADYIRFGLPLNLLLWVAATILIPVFWPLF
- the gltA gene encoding NADPH-dependent glutamate synthase, producing MTDKKKPAKRKFNKSKNKTPMREQAPEERVNNWREVPLGYSPEEATEEARRCIQCKDKPCIPGCPVGIDIPAFLSLVADSNYEGALRKIKEKNFLPAICGRVCPQEDQCELVCTLNKPKQGRDPGGIGRVERFIGDWSLEHGVGGTPSVAPATGKKVAIIGSGPSGLTAASDLIQLGHEVTVFEALHKPGGVLFYGIPEFRMPKAILVREIEGLKEMGVEFVMNYPVGKAESLHSIRDRFDATFIGTGAGLPWFLGIPGENLNGVYSANEYLTRINLMGAYNFPENDTPIKNVRRVAVIGAGNTAMDSARTSRRLNPEKVHLIYRRSRLEMPARIEEIHHAEEEGVDLNLLHSPIEILDDGHGAVGGIKCQEMELGEPDDSGRRRPVPIEGQTKVFDVDTVVMAIGQGPNPLLVSDCPELERDERRGTIIVHAETMQSSLPDVFAGGDIVTGGATVILAMGAGRTAATAMHRYLTTGNPEAPPEETETAESEA
- a CDS encoding sulfide/dihydroorotate dehydrogenase-like FAD/NAD-binding protein; translated protein: MPNRIVTARELAENVMLFEIEARHIAERGQAGQFVILRVSDRGERIPLTIAHRNPERGTITLVVQQVGKTTDDMNLLREGDEILDLAGPLGKPTEIPDGGKTVVCVGGGIGIAVVWPMAEAFRAAGNRVVSVLGAREKGLLILEDEVRAVSDDLIITTDDGSYGKHGLVTNALQDMIDAGEKIDEVVCIGPVIMMKFVCKTTEPHDIPTLVSLNPIMVDGTGMCGACRVTVGGETQFACVEGPEFDGHQVDFDELMSRLAYYHEEEALARERGHRCRLAALADRPSGATGEQVGTE